One window of the Yamadazyma tenuis chromosome 6, complete sequence genome contains the following:
- the YMC1 gene encoding carrier protein ymc1 (COG:C; EggNog:ENOG503NVWZ) translates to MSVDNSLERKVKDVTAGFVGGATQVLIGQPFDLVKIRLQTSSQHASSASIIKSVLQNEGLSAFYKGTLAPLVGVGACVSLQFYGFHESKRYILQKYNQTQLNLWPQTYICGALAGIINTPVTTPVEQLRILSQSKTSKTSVSQLVGQIYRENGARGLFRGFNITLLREIQSYGVWFLAYESTIQSLLSVRGYSSRNEISTPELLFSGALAGNLLWLSAYPLDVLKSNVQSDGFANSKFRGSSVSAAKHIYATAGLRGFWKGIGPCLLRATPCSAGTFASVELALRLLG, encoded by the coding sequence ATGTCTGTAGACAATTCTCTCGAAAGAAAGGTTAAAGATGTGACTGCCGGTTTCGTGGGAGGCGCTACCCAGGTGCTTATCGGCCAGCCATTCGATCTTGTCAAGATCAGATTGCAGACCCTGTCGCAACACGCCAGTTCGGCCTCCATCATCAAATCGGTTCTCCAGAACGAAGGACTTTCGGCGTTCTACAAGGGAACGTTGGCGCCGCTTGTGGGTGTCGGCGCGTGTGTGTCGTTGCAGTTCTACGGGTTTCACGAGTCAAAACGTTACATTCTCCAAAAGTACAACCAGACCCAATTGAACCTTTGGCCTCAAACATACATTTGTGGAGCGTTGGCCGgtatcatcaacacccCGGTGACGACGCCGGTGGAACAATTGCGGATCTTGTCGCAGTCCAAAACCAGTAAAACTAGTGTCagtcaacttgttggacaaATTTACAGAGAAAATGGAGCCAGAGGGCTTTTTCGgggtttcaacatcacGCTTCTACGGGAAATTCAAAGTTACGGCGTGTGGTTTCTTGCCTACGAGCTGACGATCCAGCTGCTCCTCAGTGTGCGTGGCTACAGCTCTCGAAATGAGATTTCGACTCCAGAATTGCTCTTTAGTGGAGCATTGGCAGGAAACCTCCTATGGCTCAGTGCGTATCCATTGGACGTGCTCAAGTCAAACGTGCAGAGCGACGGGTTTGCTAATTCCAAGTTTCGGGGCAGTTCTGTGTCTGCTGCCAAACACATTTATGCAACGGCAGGCTTGAGAGGGTTCTGGAAGGGAATAGGACCATGTCTCTTGAGGGCCACGCCGTGTTCGGCCGGAACGTTTGCGTCTGTGGAGCTTGCTTTGCGGTTGCTTGGGTGA